Proteins encoded in a region of the Deltaproteobacteria bacterium genome:
- a CDS encoding biotin carboxyl carrier protein translates to MDNKVRFIDTTVRDGNQSLWALNMKIGSMLPALPHMDQAGFESMEFFLSVVFKKYVREHKENPWYWVKEGTQRIKKTRLRYHGGMHSAFEKTPHVLLKLLIERLISYGLTLTRTSNCWNDYDDFGKEIAELKEIGMDTVANLIYSVSPRHTDEYYARKAQEAAATNPWRICFKDVGGLLTPDRARTLIPVVLKAAGAIPVEFHAHCNSGQAPLNYLEGVKLGMRILHTAIPPLANGSSQPSVFNIVSNLKALGYDPQVDLKPLEPVVKHFTAVAKQDGLPIGKPAEYDEGMYQHQVPGGMISNMRHQLKIVGKEHLMAAALEEAGHVRKDFGYPIMVTPLSQFVGTQAAINVIVGERYKEVPDQNIQYALGIWGKEAIEVMDPNVRDKILNRPRAKDWENWQPEEPTLKEVRQKFGVNLSDEDLILHYFAGEDYVKALTNNGKPSDYLDATQPLVKIIEQLSKRKSNQVYVKRPEFSIRMEKRSGA, encoded by the coding sequence ATGGATAACAAAGTCAGATTCATCGACACCACCGTGCGCGACGGCAACCAGAGCCTGTGGGCGCTGAACATGAAGATCGGTTCCATGCTGCCGGCGCTGCCGCACATGGATCAAGCCGGCTTTGAGTCGATGGAATTTTTTCTTAGCGTGGTCTTTAAGAAATACGTGCGCGAGCACAAAGAAAATCCCTGGTATTGGGTCAAGGAGGGCACCCAGCGCATCAAGAAAACCCGCCTGCGCTACCACGGCGGCATGCACAGCGCGTTCGAGAAAACGCCCCACGTATTGCTCAAACTGCTGATCGAGCGACTGATCTCCTATGGCTTGACCTTAACGCGCACATCGAATTGCTGGAACGACTACGATGACTTTGGCAAAGAGATCGCCGAGCTGAAGGAGATCGGCATGGATACGGTGGCGAACTTGATCTATTCAGTCTCACCGCGCCATACCGATGAATACTATGCCCGCAAAGCCCAAGAGGCCGCCGCGACCAACCCGTGGCGTATCTGCTTCAAAGACGTCGGCGGACTCCTTACCCCCGATCGGGCGCGCACGCTGATTCCTGTGGTCTTGAAAGCCGCCGGCGCCATCCCGGTGGAATTTCACGCCCACTGCAACAGCGGCCAGGCACCCTTAAATTATCTCGAAGGCGTCAAGCTTGGCATGCGCATTTTGCACACGGCGATTCCGCCGCTGGCCAACGGCTCGTCACAGCCCTCGGTCTTCAACATTGTCAGCAACCTGAAAGCATTGGGTTACGATCCGCAGGTTGATCTAAAACCATTAGAACCGGTGGTGAAACATTTCACCGCGGTGGCGAAACAAGACGGCCTGCCCATCGGCAAGCCGGCCGAATACGACGAAGGCATGTATCAGCATCAGGTGCCCGGCGGCATGATCTCCAACATGCGCCATCAACTAAAAATCGTTGGCAAAGAACACCTGATGGCGGCGGCGCTGGAAGAAGCCGGCCATGTGCGGAAAGACTTCGGCTACCCGATCATGGTGACACCGTTGTCTCAGTTCGTCGGCACCCAAGCGGCAATCAACGTCATCGTCGGCGAGCGCTACAAAGAAGTGCCGGATCAAAACATTCAGTACGCGCTCGGCATCTGGGGCAAAGAGGCCATCGAAGTCATGGATCCCAACGTGCGCGATAAGATCTTGAATCGCCCGCGCGCCAAAGATTGGGAGAATTGGCAGCCGGAAGAGCCGACGCTGAAAGAGGTGCGGCAGAAATTCGGTGTGAACCTATCTGATGAAGATCTTATCTTGCACTACTTCGCCGGCGAAGATTACGTCAAGGCGCTCACCAACAACGGCAAGCCAAGCGACTACCTCGACGCGACCCAGCCGCTAGTAAAAATCATCGAGCAGCTCTCGAAGCGCAAATCGAATCAGGTCTACGTAAAGCGACCGGAGTTTTCGATCAGAATGGAAAAGCGCTCAGGCGCGTAG
- a CDS encoding histidine phosphatase family protein, with amino-acid sequence MERTKIIIVRHGQTEWNIRGIRQGHLDSPLTEKGLAQAKALGQRLGLEKFTSLYSSDLGRAMQTAQEVANVTGHEIIKDARLRERHLGIFQGLNADEITAKYPEERRLMRTSGPGYVIPGGESMVQQVERNVTFLNNLAERHNGETIVVVTHGGVVSGFFRHTLEISLEAPRRFEFVNAGLNVFAREGGNWMLLTWGDVSHLAPGAASEGDDP; translated from the coding sequence ATGGAACGCACAAAAATAATCATTGTCCGTCACGGTCAGACCGAGTGGAATATCCGCGGCATTCGCCAGGGGCACCTGGATAGTCCGCTGACTGAAAAAGGATTGGCGCAGGCGAAGGCGTTGGGGCAGCGGCTTGGGCTAGAGAAGTTCACATCCCTCTATAGCAGTGATCTCGGGCGGGCGATGCAGACCGCGCAGGAAGTCGCGAATGTCACCGGCCATGAGATCATCAAGGACGCGCGCTTACGCGAGCGTCATTTGGGAATTTTTCAGGGACTCAACGCAGATGAGATTACCGCTAAGTATCCCGAAGAACGGCGGCTGATGCGCACGAGCGGCCCAGGTTACGTCATCCCAGGCGGCGAGAGCATGGTGCAACAGGTCGAGCGCAACGTGACTTTTCTCAACAACCTAGCGGAAAGACACAATGGCGAAACCATCGTCGTGGTTACTCACGGCGGCGTGGTGAGCGGTTTTTTTCGCCATACGCTGGAAATCTCGCTCGAAGCGCCGCGCCGCTTTGAGTTTGTCAACGCCGGCCTCAACGTCTTCGCTCGCGAAGGGGGCAACTGGATGCTGCTGACGTGGGGCGACGTCAGCCATTTGGCCCCGGGGGCGGCGAGTGAGGGGGATGATCCGTAA
- a CDS encoding alpha/beta hydrolase, which yields MPIARNKNVEIYFESHGQGTPFLFFCETACAGDIWNHFQVPEFSRDHLVITHDYRGTGKSSRPTMQFSSDDLVDDAIAILDELNAGPAIVLGHSFGGRLALLMALKYPQRVKKIIAASVGAGNYSAPGLPIKMCKEMVQWGYEKYVREHTLEVGWPPEYIKQNPERVERFLNVRMNNLPSLEDYLRHVIARQDCDISARLHEIKHPTLVLVGDLDHSSASGNSQRVQSEIMTKAIPDAQYAVIPNEAHNYFMTNPDEAHRIIRRFLSS from the coding sequence ATGCCAATCGCACGCAATAAGAACGTCGAAATTTACTTCGAAAGCCACGGCCAAGGCACGCCTTTTCTGTTTTTCTGCGAAACCGCCTGCGCCGGCGATATCTGGAATCATTTCCAAGTCCCGGAGTTTTCCCGCGACCATCTGGTCATCACCCACGACTACCGCGGCACCGGGAAATCAAGCCGGCCCACTATGCAGTTTTCCTCTGACGATTTAGTCGACGATGCCATCGCCATCTTGGATGAACTCAATGCTGGACCAGCGATCGTGCTCGGCCACTCATTCGGCGGGCGCCTCGCGCTGCTGATGGCACTCAAATATCCCCAGCGCGTCAAAAAAATCATCGCCGCCTCGGTGGGCGCCGGCAATTACAGCGCCCCAGGACTGCCAATCAAAATGTGCAAAGAGATGGTCCAATGGGGCTACGAAAAATATGTCCGCGAGCACACCCTCGAAGTCGGCTGGCCGCCGGAATACATCAAGCAAAATCCCGAGCGCGTTGAGCGTTTTCTCAACGTGCGCATGAACAACCTGCCATCGTTGGAGGACTATTTACGCCACGTCATCGCCCGCCAAGACTGCGATATCAGCGCGCGGCTGCATGAAATCAAACATCCAACGCTGGTCCTCGTTGGTGATCTCGATCACAGTTCCGCGTCGGGCAATTCGCAACGCGTGCAATCGGAGATCATGACCAAGGCGATCCCCGACGCCCAATACGCGGTCATTCCCAACGAGGCGCACAATTATTTCATGACCAATCCGGACGAGGCCCACCGGATCATTCGACGATTCCTAAGTTCGTAG
- a CDS encoding ABC transporter substrate-binding protein, with amino-acid sequence MRQVTFPRFWLGFLLFLLLPAPQANSQSEKVRVAISSISTSQVNVWVPLDAGFFKKQGLDVELVYISGAPIGAAALMSGEVAISQGGVTGSITSNMKGSGTYIILGGADRFPYQLIAHQSIKQLSDLKGKRFAVSRIGSADHTATMFVLPKLGIQPDKELNIVQVGPVPARFAALVNGSVQGALLIPPETVKAKELGYKILSNFAEIEIHYQQNGVYTTRNLISKRPDMLRRFATAYSEGNHYIHTNSEGTQRIMRKYLQGDEKAIREAYTEVVLKATPKIPYPSRPGIQTLIDFLAKSSAEAANAKPDDFIDTRFVKELEDSGLYARLYR; translated from the coding sequence ATGCGACAAGTTACCTTTCCGCGGTTCTGGTTGGGTTTCCTACTCTTCCTGCTGCTGCCGGCGCCGCAGGCAAACAGCCAAAGCGAAAAAGTTCGCGTGGCGATCTCTTCCATCAGCACAAGCCAAGTCAATGTCTGGGTGCCGCTAGACGCCGGCTTCTTCAAGAAACAAGGACTCGACGTCGAGCTGGTCTACATCAGCGGTGCTCCCATCGGCGCGGCAGCGTTGATGTCCGGCGAAGTGGCCATCAGCCAGGGCGGCGTGACCGGCTCGATTACGAGCAACATGAAGGGCTCCGGCACTTACATCATCCTCGGCGGCGCCGATCGATTCCCTTATCAATTGATCGCGCACCAGAGCATCAAGCAGCTTTCGGACTTGAAGGGCAAACGCTTCGCCGTCTCACGCATCGGTTCTGCGGACCACACGGCGACGATGTTTGTCCTGCCCAAGCTCGGCATTCAGCCGGACAAGGAGCTAAACATCGTCCAGGTGGGCCCGGTGCCGGCGCGCTTCGCCGCCTTGGTGAATGGCTCAGTGCAAGGCGCGCTGCTGATTCCACCGGAGACAGTCAAGGCAAAAGAGTTAGGCTACAAAATTCTTAGCAACTTCGCGGAGATCGAAATTCACTATCAGCAGAACGGCGTCTATACGACACGCAATTTGATCAGCAAACGGCCCGACATGCTGCGCCGCTTCGCTACCGCGTACTCGGAAGGCAATCACTACATTCACACAAATTCCGAAGGCACGCAGAGAATCATGCGCAAATATTTGCAAGGCGACGAAAAAGCGATCCGTGAGGCCTATACGGAGGTCGTGCTCAAAGCGACGCCGAAAATTCCTTACCCAAGCAGACCAGGCATTCAAACGCTGATCGATTTTCTGGCCAAGTCATCGGCCGAAGCCGCCAACGCCAAACCCGACGACTTCATCGACACCCGTTTCGTCAAAGAGCTGGAAGACAGCGGATTGTATGCGAGGCTGTATCGTTAG
- a CDS encoding SDR family oxidoreductase has translation MRDLGLANKVVLITGGGGFLGSAFAQGFADHGARIAIGDFVKEKAEKVAAELKSNNGAAIGLGADVTKEDHVAKMVSDIASHFGTIDILVNAAAVQIYPGKEITEIESNEWDFVLGIGLKGIYMCSKHVVPVMKKAGRGRIVNIASIAGHRGLPGGSAYSAAKGGVVNLTRQMAVELGKYHINVNSVSPGFTPNRLTSVNQYAGRADDNKSTVPAGVNLTTPPLGRNGDALDYVGPVLFLASSWADYITGADLPVEGGRMAAR, from the coding sequence ATGCGCGATCTCGGCCTTGCAAACAAAGTCGTCCTCATCACCGGCGGTGGCGGTTTTCTCGGCTCCGCTTTTGCGCAAGGATTCGCCGACCACGGCGCGCGCATCGCCATCGGCGATTTCGTAAAGGAGAAGGCGGAGAAAGTCGCAGCCGAGCTAAAATCAAACAACGGCGCCGCCATCGGCCTGGGCGCCGATGTCACTAAGGAAGATCACGTCGCAAAGATGGTCAGCGACATCGCCAGCCACTTCGGCACCATCGACATTCTCGTCAATGCTGCAGCCGTGCAGATTTATCCCGGCAAAGAGATCACTGAAATCGAATCCAACGAGTGGGATTTCGTTTTGGGCATTGGGCTAAAAGGCATTTACATGTGCTCGAAACACGTCGTGCCGGTGATGAAAAAAGCCGGTAGGGGTAGGATCGTCAACATTGCATCGATTGCCGGCCATCGCGGCCTACCGGGCGGCTCGGCCTACAGCGCCGCCAAGGGCGGCGTGGTGAACTTGACGCGGCAGATGGCCGTGGAGTTGGGCAAGTACCACATCAACGTCAATTCGGTCAGCCCGGGTTTCACCCCCAATCGCTTAACCAGCGTGAACCAATACGCCGGCAGGGCCGACGACAACAAATCCACCGTGCCCGCCGGCGTTAACCTCACCACACCGCCCCTTGGTCGCAATGGCGACGCGCTGGACTACGTCGGTCCGGTGCTATTTCTCGCTTCGTCGTGGGCTGACTATATCACCGGCGCGGATTTGCCGGTTGAGGGTGGAAGGATGGCGGCTCGTTAG
- a CDS encoding PPOX class F420-dependent oxidoreductase yields the protein MAEFKPVDLSHAKQFLETFHCGVLATRRKNGGLQMSPVTCGLSADGRAVISSRETAYKVNNLRRDPRAALCVFTPNFHGAGWVQISGSAEIISLPTALDTLVYLQRQAYGEHKSWLDFHERMAREKRVIIRIHIESAGPTVRG from the coding sequence ATGGCCGAATTTAAACCAGTCGACCTCTCCCACGCCAAACAATTTCTCGAAACATTTCATTGCGGCGTCCTCGCCACGCGCCGCAAAAATGGCGGCCTGCAAATGTCGCCGGTGACCTGCGGCTTGAGCGCCGACGGGCGCGCGGTCATCAGCAGCCGCGAAACCGCGTACAAAGTAAACAATCTGCGGCGCGATCCGCGCGCGGCCCTCTGTGTCTTTACGCCCAACTTTCATGGCGCAGGTTGGGTGCAAATCAGCGGCAGCGCGGAGATTATTTCGTTGCCCACTGCGCTGGACACCCTGGTCTACCTGCAGCGCCAAGCCTATGGCGAGCACAAGAGCTGGCTGGATTTTCACGAGCGGATGGCGCGTGAGAAGCGCGTGATTATCCGCATCCACATCGAAAG